From the Leifsonia sp. AG29 genome, one window contains:
- a CDS encoding DUF6286 domain-containing protein translates to MTRTGARIVRRETHSPRSAAAVAVAAVLLAVVVWLAVEGVLALLGLRPALLAPRALLTAIAEAPGWPAPALIATASAASLIAVVLVALAVFPGRRARRPLASERALVVADDDMLASALARRAAKTAAVAPDAVSASLGRRACTVRIVPVSGRRVDRDAVRRAVAEEFERSGATERVRVSVLVSTKGKVGS, encoded by the coding sequence ATGACCCGGACCGGAGCGCGGATCGTTCGCCGCGAGACGCACTCGCCGCGCTCGGCGGCGGCCGTCGCGGTAGCTGCCGTGCTTCTCGCCGTGGTCGTCTGGCTGGCGGTGGAGGGGGTGCTCGCCCTGCTCGGGCTTCGCCCGGCGCTCCTGGCACCCCGCGCGCTGCTGACCGCGATCGCGGAAGCCCCGGGATGGCCCGCTCCCGCGCTCATCGCCACCGCGAGCGCGGCATCCCTGATCGCGGTCGTGCTCGTCGCGCTCGCGGTCTTCCCGGGGCGGCGGGCGCGTCGCCCCCTGGCGTCCGAACGGGCGCTCGTCGTGGCGGACGACGACATGCTCGCCTCCGCTCTCGCCCGCCGCGCAGCGAAGACGGCCGCAGTGGCACCTGACGCGGTGTCCGCATCCCTCGGGCGCCGGGCCTGCACGGTTCGCATCGTCCCCGTCAGCGGCCGGCGGGTCGACCGCGACGCCGTCCGCCGTGCGGTCGCGGAGGAGTTCGAGCGCTCCGGTGCGACCGAGCGGGTGCGGGTCAGCGTCCTCGTCTCGACGAAAGGAAAGGTGGGATCGTGA
- a CDS encoding RNA polymerase sigma factor, with amino-acid sequence MTPQKLRALQEASDDTLAARAADGDPAAFEVLVRRHGPLMRAYAARMLGSTYESDDVVQETFVTAWDRLGELEAGAAVKAWLMRILSRRCIDRIRARRPHEDITEVEAPAPATQGPEHLAEVRTAREALSRALDDLPELQRRCWVLREVGQYSYDEIAAELGIPASTVRGQLARGRRRLLDAMEDWR; translated from the coding sequence GTGACCCCCCAGAAACTGCGTGCCCTGCAGGAGGCGAGCGACGACACGCTCGCCGCCCGCGCGGCCGACGGCGACCCGGCCGCCTTCGAGGTCCTCGTCCGCAGGCACGGGCCCCTCATGCGCGCCTACGCGGCCCGGATGCTCGGGTCGACCTACGAGTCGGACGACGTCGTGCAGGAGACGTTCGTCACCGCCTGGGACCGGCTCGGGGAGCTCGAGGCCGGCGCTGCGGTGAAGGCGTGGCTGATGCGGATCCTGAGCCGGCGCTGCATCGACCGAATCAGGGCCCGGCGCCCGCACGAGGACATCACGGAGGTCGAGGCGCCCGCCCCCGCGACGCAGGGACCGGAGCATCTGGCCGAGGTCCGCACCGCCCGGGAGGCGCTGAGCCGGGCGCTCGACGACCTCCCGGAGCTGCAGAGGAGATGCTGGGTGCTGCGCGAAGTGGGACAGTACAGTTACGACGAGATCGCGGCGGAGCTCGGCATCCCGGCGTCCACTGTCCGGGGACAGCTCGCCCGAGGCCGGAGAAGACTGCTCGACGCGATGGAGGACTGGCGATGA
- a CDS encoding HpcH/HpaI aldolase family protein produces the protein MPIQLTPPPTLADRLGEADRPLFGIWSCSGSPLVAEICAGSGLDIVLIDGEHSPVGLESVLAQLQAVAAYPVTPVVRAPIGDTVVIKQLLDLGAQNILVPMVDSAEQAQAMVRAVRYPPAGVRGVGSALARSSRWSRIPDYLARASELVSLTVQIETVEGLDAAAEIAAVPGVDALLVGPADLAASLGLLGQQNHPEVAAAVERVIAAGREAGVPVGVNAFDPATADRYAGAGAAYLLVGSDVTLLARASEGLAIRFIGDDPAAAAPASY, from the coding sequence ATGCCGATTCAGCTGACCCCGCCACCCACCCTCGCCGACCGCCTCGGCGAAGCCGACCGGCCCCTGTTCGGCATCTGGTCCTGCTCCGGCAGCCCCCTCGTCGCCGAGATCTGCGCCGGGAGCGGCCTCGACATCGTCCTCATCGACGGTGAGCACTCCCCCGTCGGACTCGAGTCCGTCCTCGCGCAGCTGCAGGCGGTCGCCGCCTACCCGGTCACCCCCGTCGTCCGCGCGCCGATCGGCGACACGGTCGTGATCAAACAGCTCCTCGACCTCGGCGCCCAGAACATCCTCGTGCCGATGGTCGACAGCGCCGAGCAGGCGCAGGCGATGGTGCGCGCCGTCCGCTACCCGCCGGCCGGCGTGCGCGGAGTGGGCAGCGCGCTGGCGCGCTCCTCGCGCTGGAGCCGCATCCCCGACTACCTGGCCCGCGCCTCCGAGCTCGTCTCGCTCACGGTCCAGATCGAGACGGTGGAGGGACTCGACGCGGCCGCCGAGATCGCCGCCGTCCCCGGGGTCGACGCCCTGCTCGTCGGACCGGCCGACCTGGCAGCCTCCCTCGGGCTCCTCGGGCAGCAGAACCACCCGGAGGTGGCCGCGGCGGTCGAGCGCGTGATAGCGGCCGGACGGGAGGCAGGAGTCCCGGTCGGCGTCAACGCGTTCGACCCCGCCACCGCCGACCGGTACGCCGGGGCCGGCGCCGCCTACCTCCTGGTCGGGTCGGACGTGACGCTGCTCGCCCGCGCCTCCGAGGGGCTCGCGATCCGGTTCATCGGCGACGACCCTGCGGCCGCTGCGCCCGCGAGCTACTGA
- a CDS encoding IclR family transcriptional regulator, translating into MTPGSDAASASPLQTLSRGIRALEILADAGEPLTIAELSARLGLHRSIAYRILRTLEDHGLVVRDAAGSVQLGPRLASLARSVSRDLQAVALPQLTAVANELTMTAFVAVLDRHEVVTLVTVEPAHAHATVAQRPGTRHPLASGAPGIAIQSMLTDAQWRQLPGEHAREEASLARDRGYATSHDEVIPGLASVAVPLRVSGQPPAALAVVFVSSAVDAAAIGARLTAAADAIAADLH; encoded by the coding sequence ATGACTCCCGGCAGCGACGCGGCCTCCGCCTCCCCGCTGCAGACGCTGTCCCGCGGCATCCGCGCGCTCGAGATCCTGGCCGACGCGGGCGAGCCGCTCACCATCGCCGAACTGTCGGCGAGACTCGGCCTCCACCGCTCGATCGCCTACCGGATCCTCCGCACGCTGGAGGACCACGGCCTGGTCGTGCGCGACGCCGCCGGTTCCGTGCAGCTCGGTCCGCGGCTCGCCAGCCTGGCGCGGTCGGTCTCCCGCGACCTGCAGGCCGTCGCCCTCCCGCAGCTCACCGCGGTGGCGAACGAGCTCACGATGACCGCCTTCGTCGCCGTGCTCGACCGACACGAGGTCGTCACGCTGGTGACCGTCGAGCCGGCGCACGCCCACGCCACCGTGGCGCAGCGGCCGGGCACCCGGCATCCGCTCGCCTCGGGCGCTCCCGGGATCGCGATCCAGTCGATGCTCACCGACGCGCAGTGGCGGCAGCTGCCCGGTGAGCACGCGCGCGAGGAGGCGTCACTCGCCCGCGACCGCGGCTACGCGACCAGCCACGACGAGGTCATCCCGGGCCTCGCGTCTGTCGCCGTGCCCCTCCGGGTGAGCGGTCAGCCGCCGGCGGCGCTGGCCGTGGTCTTCGTCTCGTCGGCGGTCGACGCAGCGGCGATCGGCGCACGGCTGACGGCAGCGGCCGACGCCATCGCCGCCGACCTGCACTGA
- a CDS encoding Asp23/Gls24 family envelope stress response protein: MANTTPSTSPAPTERALGKTVINDAVVAKVAGIAAREVPGVHALGGGAARALGALREAVNATDLGQGVSVEVGEKQVAADVTVVAEYPVALQKVAADVRAAIVQAIERIVGLEVTEVNVTINDVHVPSDDDEQEARVQ; this comes from the coding sequence ATGGCGAACACCACCCCCTCGACCAGCCCCGCCCCGACCGAGCGGGCGCTCGGCAAGACGGTCATCAACGACGCCGTCGTCGCCAAGGTGGCCGGCATCGCGGCGCGCGAGGTCCCCGGGGTCCACGCGCTCGGCGGAGGCGCCGCTCGCGCCCTCGGCGCGCTCCGTGAGGCGGTCAACGCGACCGACCTCGGCCAGGGCGTCAGCGTGGAGGTCGGAGAGAAGCAGGTGGCGGCCGACGTGACCGTCGTCGCCGAGTACCCCGTCGCGCTCCAGAAGGTCGCCGCCGACGTGCGCGCGGCCATCGTGCAGGCCATCGAGCGGATCGTCGGGCTCGAGGTCACCGAGGTCAACGTCACGATCAACGACGTGCACGTGCCGAGCGACGACGACGAGCAGGAGGCCCGGGTCCAGTGA
- a CDS encoding MerR family transcriptional regulator, giving the protein MTDRGEDTPLYSIAVAAELSGLTAAALRLYEEKGLVAPARTDGGTRRYSEGDLSRLREISRLQEDGINLAGIGRVIELQGENDELRRRIDDLEAPAAAEE; this is encoded by the coding sequence ATGACGGATCGCGGCGAGGACACCCCGCTCTACAGCATCGCGGTCGCGGCCGAGCTCTCGGGTCTGACCGCCGCCGCGCTGCGTCTCTACGAGGAGAAGGGCCTGGTCGCGCCCGCTCGCACAGATGGCGGGACCCGCCGCTACAGCGAGGGGGACCTGTCGCGCCTCCGCGAGATCTCGCGCCTCCAGGAGGACGGCATCAACCTCGCCGGGATCGGGCGCGTCATCGAGCTGCAGGGCGAGAACGACGAGCTCCGCCGGCGCATCGACGAC
- a CDS encoding Asp23/Gls24 family envelope stress response protein, with protein MTDPLLPGDELIDGHTLDELSDYLARGRRPADPSIDDSPECRAALASLERLSRTTAEALAAEAEQNPVDDGWVARILDGIRLDVKAGRRIPVAHPDPSADLALTEGAVRALIRGVGDGIDGVIVGRCRLDGDVGTLSAPVDVHVEIAVRYGEPFATVAAAVREAVAAELGRHAELTVSSVDVTVTDVFDEPQDEEERP; from the coding sequence ATGACCGACCCCCTCCTCCCCGGCGACGAGCTGATCGACGGCCACACCCTCGACGAGCTCAGCGACTACCTGGCGCGCGGACGGCGGCCGGCCGACCCGAGCATCGACGACTCGCCCGAGTGCCGGGCCGCGCTCGCCTCGCTGGAGCGCCTCAGCCGGACCACGGCCGAAGCCCTGGCGGCCGAGGCCGAGCAGAACCCGGTCGACGACGGGTGGGTGGCGCGCATCCTCGACGGCATCCGCCTCGACGTGAAGGCGGGACGGCGGATCCCGGTGGCGCACCCTGATCCGTCGGCGGATCTCGCCCTCACGGAGGGCGCCGTCCGTGCGCTGATCCGCGGCGTCGGGGACGGCATCGACGGCGTCATCGTGGGCCGCTGCCGCCTCGACGGCGACGTCGGGACCCTCAGTGCTCCGGTGGACGTGCACGTCGAGATCGCCGTCCGGTACGGGGAGCCGTTCGCGACGGTCGCAGCCGCGGTCCGGGAGGCGGTGGCCGCGGAGCTCGGACGGCACGCGGAGCTCACCGTCAGCTCGGTCGACGTCACGGTCACCGACGTGTTCGACGAGCCGCAGGATGAGGAGGAGCGCCCATGA
- a CDS encoding SRPBCC family protein, producing the protein MPTYTATRPLDGDADQYLDYVSRPENLPAYFPRMTEAHQLPDGKVETTARVDADRDGRDETVTSEAEFDVDRAAREISWSAPGPHDYHGSLRITDDGVELTIHTTHDVDGMQHALDDALQTIATNLREQA; encoded by the coding sequence ATGCCGACCTACACCGCCACCCGCCCGCTCGACGGCGACGCCGATCAGTACCTCGACTACGTGTCGCGTCCCGAGAACCTGCCCGCCTACTTCCCGCGCATGACGGAGGCCCACCAGCTCCCCGACGGCAAGGTGGAGACGACCGCCCGGGTCGACGCCGACCGGGACGGCCGGGACGAGACCGTCACCTCGGAGGCCGAATTCGACGTCGACCGCGCCGCGCGGGAGATCTCGTGGTCCGCGCCCGGTCCGCACGACTATCACGGGTCGCTGCGGATCACCGACGACGGCGTCGAGCTCACCATCCACACGACCCACGACGTCGACGGGATGCAGCACGCGCTCGACGATGCGCTGCAGACGATCGCCACCAACCTCCGAGAGCAGGCCTGA
- a CDS encoding GntR family transcriptional regulator produces the protein MAGTAVSAAAAGPGTGPAATPSKSQLAYEFIRARIDDGRYGSGLRLVLGQIAGELGVSVVPVREAIRRLEAEGLVTFEKNVGAQVALLHEAEYTYTMETLALVEGAATRLSAPLLTGDQLHRARLINRELVACLDDFVPHRFTQLNQEFHSVLFEECPNPHILDLVHRGWNRLTVLRDSTFAFVPGRARESVDEHEHILQLIESEADALEIELAARNHRLATLDALHRAQAAESGRDGDDHR, from the coding sequence GTGGCGGGAACAGCAGTGAGCGCGGCCGCTGCCGGCCCGGGAACCGGCCCCGCGGCGACGCCGAGCAAGTCGCAGCTCGCGTACGAGTTCATCCGGGCGCGCATCGACGACGGCCGGTACGGCTCCGGTCTCCGGCTGGTGCTCGGCCAGATCGCCGGCGAGCTCGGCGTCAGCGTCGTCCCCGTCCGGGAGGCGATCCGGCGGCTGGAGGCGGAGGGTCTCGTCACGTTCGAGAAGAACGTCGGCGCGCAGGTCGCGCTCCTCCACGAGGCCGAGTACACGTACACGATGGAGACGCTGGCGCTCGTCGAGGGAGCGGCCACCCGCCTGTCGGCTCCCCTGCTCACCGGGGACCAACTCCATCGCGCCCGCCTCATCAACCGGGAGCTGGTCGCGTGCCTCGACGACTTCGTCCCGCACCGGTTCACCCAGCTCAACCAGGAGTTCCACTCGGTGCTCTTCGAGGAGTGCCCGAACCCGCACATCCTCGACCTCGTCCACCGCGGGTGGAACCGGCTCACTGTCCTCCGCGACTCGACTTTCGCCTTCGTGCCCGGTCGCGCCCGCGAGTCCGTCGACGAGCACGAGCACATCCTCCAGCTGATCGAGTCTGAGGCCGATGCCCTCGAGATCGAGCTCGCCGCCCGGAACCACCGGCTGGCGACGCTCGACGCCCTCCATCGCGCCCAGGCGGCCGAGTCCGGCCGCGACGGCGACGATCACCGCTGA
- a CDS encoding fumarylacetoacetate hydrolase family protein, with amino-acid sequence MSEFPLSGSAIRPGKIIAVHLNYRSRAEQRGRTPAQPSYFFKPSSSLAVSGSELERPAGTELLAFEGEIALIIGRPTRRVAPEEGWAAVEAVTAANDFGLYDLRAADRGSNVRSKGGDGFTPLGPGLIPVAEIDPASLRIRTWVDGRLVQEATTEELLFPFGRLVADLSQLMTLEPGDIILTGTPAGSTVVEPGQTVEVEVDAPSAPGAPSSGRLVTRITQGTLTFGDFGAKPSIDETQRAEAYGTPAADGPSLTQEVRAQLATVTTATLSSQLRKRGLDNVSIDGLTSTKPGTKLVGTAKTLRYLPNREDLFASHGGGYNAQKRAIDAVGEGEVVVIEARGERGSGTVGDVLALRAQVRGAAGIVTDGGVRDIAAVASLDIPTYHGGAHPAVLGRRHVPWEADVAIACGGATVLPGDVIVGDDDGLVVIPIALVAEVAAAAIEQEREEEYVAEQVAAGEKIDGLFPMNEAWTERYRAWREQQ; translated from the coding sequence ATGAGCGAGTTCCCCCTGTCCGGGTCGGCTATCCGTCCCGGCAAGATCATCGCGGTGCACCTCAACTACCGATCGCGCGCCGAGCAGCGCGGGCGCACCCCGGCCCAGCCGTCTTACTTCTTCAAACCGTCGTCGTCGCTGGCGGTCTCGGGCTCCGAGCTGGAGCGGCCGGCGGGGACCGAGCTCCTGGCGTTCGAGGGCGAGATCGCCCTGATCATCGGGAGACCCACCCGCAGGGTCGCGCCCGAGGAGGGCTGGGCCGCCGTCGAGGCGGTGACGGCCGCGAACGACTTCGGGCTCTACGATCTCCGCGCGGCCGACCGCGGCTCCAACGTGCGGTCGAAGGGGGGCGACGGCTTCACCCCCCTCGGGCCCGGCCTCATCCCGGTCGCAGAAATCGACCCGGCGTCCTTGCGCATCCGCACCTGGGTCGACGGACGGCTCGTGCAGGAGGCGACGACGGAAGAGCTGCTCTTCCCGTTCGGGCGGCTCGTCGCCGACCTGTCGCAGCTGATGACGCTCGAGCCCGGGGACATCATCCTCACCGGGACCCCGGCGGGTTCCACCGTCGTGGAACCCGGCCAGACAGTGGAGGTCGAGGTCGATGCGCCCAGCGCTCCCGGCGCTCCGAGTTCCGGGAGGCTGGTGACGCGGATCACGCAGGGCACCCTCACGTTCGGCGACTTCGGTGCGAAGCCGAGCATCGACGAGACGCAGCGGGCGGAGGCCTACGGCACACCGGCCGCTGACGGCCCGTCGTTGACTCAGGAGGTGCGGGCGCAGCTCGCGACCGTGACCACGGCCACCCTGAGCTCGCAACTGCGCAAGCGCGGTCTCGACAACGTGAGCATTGACGGTCTGACCTCCACCAAGCCCGGCACGAAACTCGTCGGGACGGCGAAGACGCTCCGGTACCTCCCCAACCGTGAAGACCTGTTCGCCTCGCACGGCGGCGGCTACAACGCCCAGAAGCGCGCCATCGACGCGGTGGGCGAAGGGGAGGTCGTCGTGATCGAGGCACGGGGCGAGCGCGGGAGCGGGACCGTGGGCGACGTCCTCGCGCTGCGCGCCCAGGTGCGCGGCGCGGCGGGGATCGTCACCGACGGCGGCGTCCGGGATATCGCGGCGGTCGCCTCCCTCGACATCCCGACCTACCACGGCGGCGCGCACCCCGCGGTCCTGGGGAGGCGGCACGTGCCTTGGGAGGCGGACGTCGCCATCGCGTGCGGCGGTGCCACGGTGCTGCCGGGCGACGTCATCGTCGGCGACGACGACGGGCTCGTGGTCATCCCGATCGCCCTCGTCGCCGAGGTGGCGGCGGCCGCCATCGAGCAGGAGCGCGAGGAGGAGTACGTCGCCGAGCAGGTGGCAGCCGGAGAGAAGATCGACGGACTCTTCCCGATGAACGAGGCGTGGACGGAGAGGTACCGCGCGTGGCGGGAACAGCAGTGA
- a CDS encoding CsbD family protein, whose translation MSAADKMKNTAQELKGKAEEAIGKLTHDDQKVVEGKADQAAAKVKNAGEDIKDAFTE comes from the coding sequence ATGAGTGCTGCCGACAAGATGAAGAACACCGCGCAGGAGCTGAAGGGCAAGGCCGAGGAGGCGATCGGCAAGCTCACCCACGACGACCAGAAGGTCGTCGAGGGCAAGGCCGACCAGGCCGCCGCGAAGGTCAAGAACGCGGGCGAGGACATCAAGGACGCCTTCACGGAGTGA
- the hpaH gene encoding 2-oxo-hept-4-ene-1,7-dioate hydratase produces MLDRMTIEAIADELADAERARTTVPLLTARHPGMTVEDSYAVQRVWVERGLAAGRRLVGRKIGLTSRVMQQATGITEPDYGAIFADMVYQTGAVIEHDRFSNVRVEVELAFVLDTPLEGPHVTLFDVLDATSYVVPALEILSSRIELEGRTIVDTISDNAAMGAMVIGGRPVAPDAVDLRWVGALLYRNETIEESGVAAAVLDHPANGVAWLANKLAAHGTRLEAGDTILAGSFTRPMWVHPGDTVHADYGTLGAVTCRFS; encoded by the coding sequence GTGCTCGACAGGATGACCATCGAGGCGATCGCCGATGAGTTGGCGGACGCCGAGCGCGCCCGGACGACGGTGCCGCTGCTCACCGCCCGCCATCCGGGGATGACGGTGGAGGACTCCTACGCCGTGCAGCGGGTCTGGGTCGAGCGCGGGCTGGCCGCCGGGAGGCGGCTGGTCGGCCGGAAGATCGGGCTCACCTCCCGGGTGATGCAGCAGGCGACCGGGATCACCGAGCCGGACTACGGGGCGATCTTCGCCGACATGGTCTACCAGACCGGCGCGGTGATCGAGCACGACCGGTTCTCGAACGTGCGCGTCGAGGTCGAACTCGCCTTCGTGCTCGACACCCCGCTGGAGGGGCCGCACGTCACCCTGTTCGACGTGCTCGACGCCACCTCCTACGTCGTCCCGGCGCTCGAGATCCTCTCCTCCCGGATCGAACTGGAGGGGCGCACGATCGTCGACACGATCTCCGACAACGCCGCGATGGGCGCCATGGTCATCGGCGGCCGCCCCGTCGCCCCCGACGCCGTCGACCTGCGCTGGGTCGGCGCCCTGCTCTACCGCAACGAGACCATCGAGGAGTCCGGGGTCGCCGCGGCCGTGCTCGATCACCCCGCGAACGGCGTCGCCTGGCTGGCGAACAAACTCGCCGCGCACGGCACCCGCCTGGAGGCCGGGGACACCATCCTGGCCGGCTCGTTCACACGCCCGATGTGGGTGCACCCCGGCGACACCGTCCACGCCGACTACGGAACCCTGGGAGCCGTCACATGCCGATTCAGCTGA
- a CDS encoding Hsp20/alpha crystallin family protein: MAMSFDPFSQLDRIAQTIFDTSRQPRMMPIDLFREGAEYVLHADLPGIDPGSVDVDVDGHLLTIRAQRSAGSHESSRWLVQERPYGAYLRQFTIGDDVDAERITASYDNGVLTVVIPIAERAKPRKIAVESATESSRDTGQKAVSA; this comes from the coding sequence ATGGCCATGTCGTTCGATCCTTTCAGCCAGCTCGACAGGATCGCCCAGACCATCTTCGACACCAGCCGCCAGCCGCGCATGATGCCGATCGACCTGTTCCGCGAGGGCGCGGAGTACGTCCTCCATGCGGACCTCCCCGGCATCGACCCCGGCTCGGTCGACGTCGACGTCGACGGCCACCTGCTGACGATCCGCGCCCAGCGCTCCGCGGGCTCGCACGAGAGCAGCCGCTGGCTGGTCCAGGAGCGACCGTACGGCGCCTACCTGCGGCAGTTCACCATCGGCGACGACGTCGATGCCGAGCGCATCACGGCCAGCTACGACAACGGCGTGCTCACCGTCGTCATCCCGATCGCCGAGCGCGCCAAGCCGCGCAAGATCGCCGTGGAGTCGGCCACGGAATCGTCGCGCGACACCGGGCAGAAGGCGGTCTCCGCGTAA